Sequence from the Rutidosis leptorrhynchoides isolate AG116_Rl617_1_P2 chromosome 3, CSIRO_AGI_Rlap_v1, whole genome shotgun sequence genome:
ATAGATGGGTTACCAAGCCAGGTGAGCTGCTTAGTTGTTCATTGACTTCAACAACCTTGCCGGAAACAGGAGAGTTAATATCACTAGTGGCCTTGACACTCTCGACTGCACCAAAACTGGTACCTTGAGTTACGGTGGTTCCAACCTCGGGTAATTCGACATAAACCACGTCCCCTAAGTGGTCCTGGGCATGGTCTGTGATACCAACTGTGGCTGAGTTACCTTCGACTTTGGCCCATTCATGAGAGTCAGCATACTTCAAATCCTTCACAACTGAACATATTACAAAAGGTAGATGTTAacacgcgcgcgcacacacacactctCACACACTTAATCTCTTATATCAACATGGGCGTCTTTGAGAGTGTGCAAGATAGGCCATCAAACAGGACCCGGAATTGCAAGATATATACTAGTTATGCTACGATCCAATTATGGCAAAAAGAACTTACAactgaaaaaaaaattattttttcttcttcttttgacACAAATTGCCCCAAGTCAGAAGTCATTTTGATTGAGAGACCTCGGAAACAATGATAACTTGTATCGCTAAATGTTTAGTAGTATTATCAagttattatatgtattaaaaataTGACGTTTATAAGGGTCAATTTTTATATCTCGAACGAGACTTATAAATTAATGAGATAGCTATATAGATCTATACTATACACAATGTGAGTTACTTAAAAGGAACAAAGTGTAGAAGTTATACAGGAAGAACTCAATAATAGAAGAAAAAATGGCCAAATGAGCTACAAACATATCAGATACTTGTAGTCACTACCATAAATGGCCGAATTTTCAGTTTTGTCAGTGTTTCGAAATAATATGCAAGCAAAGGAGTTGCAACAACAAAACTGTTTCAGATCATAATGTAACAAAGAAAAAACATTTACTACAGCCATGATTAAAAGGATGAAGCTGACAAAAGGCAAACACTACAATAGCATGACAAATAACAATTCACAATTGCATTCAATGATCTTACAGTTGCTCACTTGCTCATATATATTTCATGATattaaaataatactccgtaatccaTATGAAAATATATAGTACTCCGTAATTTATAAAAGATTATTCTCTAAATAAACAAAAAGAACACTGGACTGGATCAAATTAAATTAAAAGATATGAAATCAAATTAAAAGATAAAATAAGGTGAGGAAGAAATGAATGAAGAGTGATTACCTGATGCAAAACCTCGATTGAAAGTAGAGATTTTGAGGTATGAAGCGGCAGCTTTTGATGCCCACATTAATCTTGATCCCATCGCcgccacctttttttttttttttttcgtgacGGAATGATTCACCAACCCCCAAGTAACAGTTCGATTTGGATACAAATAAAGTGGGTGGGTTGGTGAGTGTGCGATCCACTTCTGACTTCCCCCACCAGGTTTGTTTGAAGTTTTCCTGCCTCCGACTCAGGGGCTAGTTTGATTGGTTGGTGACTTTGGTGCAACCCCACCAATTTTTGTTTTATCTAGACTTACATAatgaaatatatttatattttattatataaaataatataattttcaatttagttatatttatattatatttataatagtcATTGTTAGATCTAAGTTAAATAACTGTTTCGTATatcgtaaattattattattattattattttttttaaatgtatACACCAACAAAAAAGTTCATAATTTGAAATGttaaaaaacaatataaaaaacttGCTTACTCATTAACACATACATTAAACCACTCTATCGACAACTTGATGCATGTGTCATAGCCCTCCTTTTCCATGGCGCCATAGACACATCACACATATTAGCCATGGTTTCCTATGGGTCTTCGTGATGGTAGTAATCGTATGTTTATGTGCCATGATAGTTTATATGTTTGTGTGTGTAATTGTAAGTTCATCATATGTTCGTAATGTTGGTTATGGTATGTAGCGTTTATTTACGAGTTAACTTTATTTTAGACATACTATATAACGATGTGTTGGGTTTTTTATTTGGTTTCCAATTATGTGgttagcccaagcccaacaaattaAGCCCAATTgattgtttgacttggtcaaccaTCAAGGGGCATCTTTAATTTGAAGTTGTGCAGCTGTATTCACAAAAGAGTGCAGAGAGATAGATCAAGAAATTGTGTgaaaccccaattcccgtctacagtgacagcaggccagaaaaccttcgatccccggagatccgaccgttgaatcttcttcatttttgggctgtgtcttcctgacaacagtgccaacattttcaaccgttgaattcgtctcaagtggtctgtagctcgagttacagcaggtcgaacagtagcagaattttgggtgatgaaattcttcttttgtctttaattgtttcatatacttgttgattattgttgttcaagagtatggtgatgttgtatacctctagttgatctagagaaggattattgtattgctctctttgttgatgatagtggaatttaagtggcttacgagtcccgtggtttttactctcgattttgagaggttttccacgtaaaaagtctcgtgttttagtgtgtgcttgattattgttttgctactgatttggaacagatttggggactgatttgggttggttttgatatagcttgtttgttagtttcctcacgggttcatacgggtcgggaaatgcttgtcaaacgggtttgtttccgctttgtagattgcccgttgtgattattttcccatcaaattggtatcagagctaggttatttgatttgacttgtgtgaaagatggaaactaatacaagtaaaatgattagtttaaatggttcaaattatcatgtttggaaaggtaaaatggaggatcttctttatgtgaaagattattatttgcctgtttttactgaggataaacctgaggaaaaatcttATGCTCAAAGGAAAATTTTacatagacaagtatgtgggtatattcggcagtgggttgatgataatgttgtgaatcatattactggggagactgatgctaaagccttatggaaaaagcttgagcagttatatgaacgaaagactgggaataacaagttgttcttaattaagcagatgatggctttgaagtatcatgatgggactcctattacagatcacctaaatgcatatcagggtattataaatcagcttgcaggtatgggtatcaagtttgaggatgagattcagggtctctggttacttggtaaattaccggactcttgggagacttttaggacatctttgtccaactctgcaccgaatggtactatcaccatggaattggctaagggtagtattttgaatgaagagatgagaagaaagtcacaaggttcctcttcacagtcagatatcttggtcacagaaacgcgggggagaagtcatagtagaggtcagggtaaaagaggcaatcatcgtagcagctcacgcaaaggcaaatttgctaacgttgagtgttataattgtcatgaaaaggggcacacaaagtggtattgtccaaagttgaagaatgagaagaaaaaggcatatgacaagaataaacaaaagaaaagtgatggtggtgatgatgataaggttgaagttaacgctatcacagatgagttctttgtttgtattgattatgatatgatcaatcttactcatgatgacacgagttggattgttgatagtggtgctacatgtcatgttgcaatttgtagagatcacttctcatcttacactccaggtgactatggatttgctaggatgggtaatgccgggttatcaaagatcgttggtattggagatgtttgtttgaaatttgacacgggaatggagttagttttgcataatgtaaaacatgttccggatatgagacttaatgttatttcaacaggcattcttgatgatgatggttattataacggttttggtaatggtatttggaaactaactcttggttctatgatagtgggaagaggcaagaaagactcaagattatacatcacgcgtccgaagatcatccagaacattgttaacgcagtggacaatgttgattctactgagttgtggcataaaagacttggccacatgagtgaaaaggggatgtctatcttgttcaagaagaatgtgttgtcgggtgttagtggtattgatttgagtaagtgttctcactgtttggcagggaaacagaccagagttgcgtttaagagtcattctccttttcgaatggagaacgtacttgatctagttcattcggatgtttatgggcctatgaagactaggacacttggtggatgttcctactttgttacattcatcgatgatcattccagaaaggtgtgggtttataccttaaagtcaaaggatcaagtatttgaaaagtttaaagaatttcatatactagttgaaaggcaaacgggaaagaaactcaagtgtattcggactgataatggcggtgaatacattgacagatttgatgcttactgtaaggagaatggtattcggcatcaaaagactccaccaaagacacctcagttgaatggcttagcagagaggatgaacagaactttggttgagagagttagatgtttgctttcacatgcagggttgtctgattccttttggggtgaggctttaaatacggcagttcatattattaatctaaccccttgtgttcctttgcgttttgatgttcctaacagggtttggagcggcaaagatgtttcttaccgtcatttacgagtttttggatgtaaagcttttgttcatgttcccaaagatgagaggtcaaagcttgatatgaagactaagccatgtgtattcctcggctatggtgaagatgattttgggtacaggttatatgatccagtttagaagaaacttgtacgaagccgagatgttgtttttacaggagatcagatgttaaaagatgttgagaagacagattcagttcctcaaactagtgctgatcttgttgatttggatccagttactccacaacatgttggagatgatgtttataatgatgaacatggtactgatgatgattatgctccggagcaggtagagattccagtaccagatgtgcccccatttgtcccacttaggcggtctacccgagaccgttatccttctgttagatattctgctgatgagtatg
This genomic interval carries:
- the LOC139896753 gene encoding glycine cleavage system H protein 2, mitochondrial-like, whose protein sequence is MGSRLMWASKAAASYLKISTFNRGFASVVKDLKYADSHEWAKVEGNSATVGITDHAQDHLGDVVYVELPEVGTTVTQGTSFGAVESVKATSDINSPVSGKVVEVNEQLSSSPGLVNGSPYEDGWIMKVEISDTNEVNSLMDSDQYSKFCEEEDNH